In Bacteroidetes bacterium GWF2_43_63, a single genomic region encodes these proteins:
- a CDS encoding 3-oxoacyl-[acyl-carrier-protein] reductase — translation MKLLEGKTAIITGAARGIGKTIAQTYAENGANVIITDLTVTEETQQFVEELEKLGVKARAYASNASIFADCEKLIADVSAEFPVIDILVNNAGITRDNLLMRMTEQDWDLVLTVNLKSVFNMTKAIQKVMLKQRFGSIVNMSSVVGIEGNAGQGNYAASKAGIIGFTKSIAQELGSRNIHCNAIAPGFIETEMTAKLPDDIRNKWINDIPLKRIGTTKDVANVAVFLGSDLADYVSGQVISVCGAMQQ, via the coding sequence ATGAAACTTCTGGAAGGCAAAACCGCCATCATCACAGGTGCTGCAAGAGGAATCGGAAAAACCATTGCGCAAACCTATGCCGAAAACGGTGCAAATGTAATTATAACCGACCTGACTGTGACTGAAGAAACACAGCAGTTTGTTGAAGAACTTGAAAAACTGGGTGTCAAAGCCAGGGCGTACGCAAGCAACGCTTCCATCTTTGCCGATTGCGAAAAACTAATCGCCGATGTAAGTGCTGAATTTCCGGTGATTGATATTCTGGTGAACAATGCCGGAATTACCCGCGATAACCTTCTGATGCGAATGACTGAACAGGACTGGGATCTGGTGCTTACCGTCAATCTGAAATCTGTGTTCAATATGACCAAAGCCATTCAGAAAGTCATGCTGAAACAGCGTTTTGGCTCTATTGTCAACATGAGCTCTGTTGTTGGAATCGAAGGCAATGCCGGTCAGGGCAACTACGCCGCGTCAAAAGCCGGTATCATTGGTTTCACCAAAAGCATTGCACAGGAACTTGGTTCACGCAACATACATTGCAATGCCATCGCACCTGGATTTATCGAAACTGAAATGACCGCAAAATTGCCGGATGATATCCGCAACAAGTGGATCAATGATATTCCTTTGAAAAGAATCGGAACAACAAAAGATGTCGCCAATGTAGCTGTATTCCTTGGCTCTGATCTCGCAGACTATGTTTCTGGTCAGGTCATCAGCGTTTGTGGTGCTATGCAACAGTAA